Sequence from the Thermococcus nautili genome:
TCTTAATAAGGGTTTTCCTAAAGTTCTAGCCTCCCGAGGTAGAGGCCCTCAGGGAGGAAGAGCTCAATCTCCCTCGCTTTCCTGAGGAACGGGACGAGTTTAATTCCTTCCCTCACGTCGAAGCCCTCAATGTAAGGATTGACCGTCGGGAGGACGAGGAATTCATTAACCCTCGCGAAGACCTTCACCTTCCTCGCAACACCGCCGGACTTCAGGGTGTAAGCAGGATGCGCGTGGCCGAGGAAGGCCTCCTCGAACTCTATCTTTGGCAGTCTCGTGTGGCCGTGGAGGAAGAGCTTCCCGTCGAGCAGTAAGTGCTCCCGAACCTCGACGTTGGGGAACTTCCCGGTTACCTCCTCGATTCTTCCGTCGTGGTTGCCCCTGGTCACAATTATCCTAACGTCCTTCAGCGCCGA
This genomic interval carries:
- a CDS encoding metallophosphoesterase codes for the protein MSPFSDFESLSLLLDTSLGRTLLIADPHIGFELSRGLRIKTGFEESLARFIVESGADALIILGDVKEPLGLSFRLKEMLLRFFSALKDVRIIVTRGNHDGRIEEVTGKFPNVEVREHLLLDGKLFLHGHTRLPKIEFEEAFLGHAHPAYTLKSGGVARKVKVFARVNEFLVLPTVNPYIEGFDVREGIKLVPFLRKAREIELFLPEGLYLGRLEL